A single window of Microplitis demolitor isolate Queensland-Clemson2020A chromosome 7, iyMicDemo2.1a, whole genome shotgun sequence DNA harbors:
- the LOC103571421 gene encoding eukaryotic initiation factor 4A-I: MSYTSDRRVEDQWSDESKNGPSESDALNYGGPPGMDPDGLIESNWEQVVESFDDMNLKEELLRGIYAYGFEKPSAIQQRAIVPCVKGLDVIAQAQSGTGKTATFSISILQQIDTSLNECQALILAPTRELAQQIQKVVIALGDFMHAQCHACIGGTNVREDIHKLEQGVHVVVGTPGRVYDMISRRALRTNNIKLFVLDEADEMLSRGFKDQIHDVFKLLPNEVQVILLSATMPADVLEVSKCFMRRPISILVKKEELTLEGIKQFYIFVEREDWKFETLCDLYDTLSITQAVIFCNTRRKVDWLTESMHNRDFTVSAMHGDMEQRDRDLIMRQFRTGSSRVLITTDLLARGIDVQQVSLVINYDLPSNRENYIHRIGRGGRFGRKGVAINFVTTDDKRTMSDIEQFYNTHIDEMPLNVADLI, translated from the exons ATGTCGTATACGTCTGATCGAAG agtTGAAGATCAATGGTCGGACGAATCTAAAAATGGTCCGAGCGAAAGTGATGCACTCAATTATGGAGGACCTCCCGGAATGGACCCTGACGGTCTTATTGAGTCCAATTGGGAGCaa gtCGTTGAAAGTTTCGATGACATGAACTTGAAAGAAGAACTTCTACGTGGTATTTATGCTTATGGGTTTGAAAAACCTTCTGCTATTCAGCAACGTGCAATTGTACCATGTGTAAAGGGTCTTGATGTTATTGCACAGGCGCAATCtg gtactGGTAAAACTGCaacattttcaatttcaattttgcaACAAATTGATACATCATTGAATGAGTGTCAGGCATTGATTCTCGCACCAACTCGTGAGTTAGCTCAACAG aTTCAAAAGGTTGTTATTGCTCTTGGAGATTTTATGCATGCACAGTGTCATGCTTGCATTGGAGGTACTAATGTGCGCGAAGATATACACAAGTTGGAACAAGGAGTCCATGTTGTTGTAGGAACTCCTGGTAGAGTTTATGATATGATTAGTCGACGTGCATTGCGCACCAACAAcatcaaattatttgtattggATGAAGCTGATGAGATGTTGTCACGTGGTTTTAAAGATCAAATTCACgatgtatttaaattacttccTAATGAAGTTCAAGTTATCTTACTATCTGCTACTATGCCAGCTGATGTATTAGAAGTATCAAAATGTTTTATGCGCCGTCCAATTAGTATTCTTGTGAAAAAAGAAGAACTTACCCTCGAGGGTATAAAgcagttttatatatttgttgaaCGTGAAGATTGGAAATTTGAAACATTGTGTGATTTATATGATACTTTGAGTATCACTCAGGCTGTTATTTTCTGTAATACTCGTCGTAAGGTTGATTGGTTAACTGAAAGTATGCATAATCGTGATTTTACGGTATCTGCAATGCATGGAGACATGGAGCAAAGAGATCGTGATCTTATTATGAGACAATTTCGTACTGGATCTTCTCGTGTTCTTATCACGACTGATTTATTGGCACGTGGTATTGATGTGCAACAAGTATCTCTCGTTATTAATTATGACCTTCCTTCAAACCGAGAGAATTATATTCACag aattggACGTGGTGGTCGTTTTGGACGTAAGGGAGtagcaataaattttgtcacTACAGATGACAAACGTACCATGAGCGATATTGAGCAGTTTTATAACACTCACATTGATGAAATGCCTTTAAATGTTgcagatttaatttaa